The Macaca nemestrina isolate mMacNem1 chromosome 12, mMacNem.hap1, whole genome shotgun sequence genome contains a region encoding:
- the C12H11orf91 gene encoding uncharacterized protein C11orf91 homolog, translating into MPKGRRGSHSPTMSQRSAPPLYFPSLYDRGISSSPLSDFNIWKKLFVPLKAGGATVGGATVGGAGGARSLPQAPPAPAPPPPPPPGLGPPGERPWPSPWPSGLASIPYEPLRFFYSPPPGPEVAVSPLAPRPSTPRLASASHPEELCELEIRIKELELLTITGDGFDSQRYTFLKALKDEKLQGLKTRQPGKKSASLS; encoded by the exons ATGCCAAAGGGGCGGCGCGGCAGCCACAGCCCCACCATGAGCCAGCGGTCGGCCCCGCCCCTCTATTTCCCGTCCCTGTACGACCGCGGCATCTCCTCGTCCCCGCTCAGCGACTTCAACATCTGGAAGAAGCTCTTCGTGCCGCTGAAGGCGGGCGGGGCGACAGTGGGCGGGGCGACAgtgggtggggcggggggggccCGGTCCCTGCCCCAGGCGCCCCCCGCCCcggcgcccccgcccccgccaccACCCGGCCTGGGTCCCCCCGGCGAGCGCCCCTGGCCCTCGCCCTGGCCCTCTGGCTTGGCCTCCATCCCCTACGAGCCTCTGCGCTTCTTCTACTCGCCGCCGCCGGGGCCTGAGGTGGCTGTCTCGCCCCTGGCCCCCCGCCCCTCGACCCCCAggctcgcctctgcctcccaccccgAGGAACTGTGCGAGCTGGAGATCCGGATTAAGGAGCTGGAGCTGCTCACCATCACTGGGGACGGCTTCGACTCCCAGCGCT ATACATTCCTGAAGGCGCTAAAAGACGAAAAGTTACAAGGACTGAAGACCAGGCAACCTGGAAAGAAGTCAGCCTCTCTCTCCTGA